A single window of Granulicella mallensis MP5ACTX8 DNA harbors:
- a CDS encoding MFS transporter small subunit translates to MTTDIKKTPAAAILVAWLIVGIPAAWGIYNTALNAKKIFAAPPPATSTTTPTTAAK, encoded by the coding sequence ATGACGACGGACATCAAAAAAACACCCGCAGCAGCAATCCTCGTAGCTTGGCTGATCGTCGGCATCCCCGCAGCCTGGGGAATCTACAACACGGCTCTCAATGCAAAGAAAATCTTTGCAGCGCCACCACCCGCTACCTCCACAACAACGCCAACAACGGCCGCAAAGTAG
- a CDS encoding AraC family transcriptional regulator yields MLNSGQNIEASTIGQKQFLIGLNPGPPADYVSQDYGDYSLYTAEQHRSVWERHTHNCTQITVAMSPAQVRGEWQGANGHIERREMNGDMAWIVPPGVEHIIHFDRPATLIHLYLAESFFHKMVEDVPNSVEHSLIPSILVRDPFLVELAKSLHRESLEGPLSPLFTQSVATLTATHLARSYSNRSRAVPSCHGGMGPSRERRVLAYIAEHLDQTITLEELAKVAEISPNYLIALFRQSLGMTPHKYVVQQRIEQARRLLNERDLSLLEIAQRCGFQDQSQFTTVFRRYAGVTPGQLRRSL; encoded by the coding sequence ATGTTGAATTCGGGCCAAAATATCGAAGCTTCAACTATCGGACAGAAACAGTTCCTGATAGGGCTCAACCCGGGGCCGCCGGCAGACTATGTGTCGCAGGATTACGGCGACTATAGCCTCTACACCGCCGAGCAACACCGCTCTGTGTGGGAACGCCACACCCACAACTGCACCCAGATCACCGTTGCCATGAGCCCCGCGCAGGTTCGCGGCGAATGGCAAGGCGCAAACGGACATATCGAACGCCGCGAGATGAACGGCGATATGGCCTGGATCGTCCCGCCTGGCGTAGAACACATCATTCACTTCGATCGGCCAGCCACGCTGATCCATCTTTACCTTGCCGAATCCTTCTTCCACAAGATGGTGGAAGATGTGCCGAATTCGGTAGAGCATTCCTTGATCCCTTCGATCCTGGTTCGCGATCCTTTTCTGGTGGAACTTGCGAAATCTCTTCACCGCGAAAGTCTCGAAGGGCCGCTCTCGCCGCTCTTTACCCAGTCGGTAGCAACACTCACGGCAACGCATCTGGCGCGTTCTTACAGTAACCGCAGCCGTGCCGTTCCTTCCTGTCACGGAGGCATGGGCCCCAGCCGCGAACGCCGCGTACTGGCCTACATCGCCGAACATCTCGATCAGACAATCACGCTGGAAGAGCTGGCAAAAGTCGCCGAGATCAGCCCCAACTATTTGATCGCGCTATTCCGCCAGTCCCTTGGAATGACTCCGCACAAGTACGTGGTGCAGCAGCGCATCGAACAAGCTCGCAGGCTGCTGAATGAACGTGACCTCAGCTTGCTGGAGATCGCACAGCGTTGCGGATTTCAGGACCAGAGCCAGTTCACAACGGTGTTCCGGCGCTACGCCGGAGTCACACCGGGCCAGCTTCGCCGCTCGCTCTAG
- a CDS encoding L-lactate MFS transporter has translation MALSFLARERSVAAPGYSRWLVPPAALAIHLSIGQAYAFSVFKNPLLALHATNGGAWNQKEVGYIFSIAIAFLGISAALFGAWLEKAGPRRAMFYAAICFASGFFVSAVGAQLHSLALIYLGYGVIGGIGLGLGYISPVSTLIKWFPDRPGLSTGLAIMGFGGGAMIGGPLASNLMAHFKAHGQAVIPMTFLAMGVLYFIFMMYGVFTIRVPAPGWKPEGYVPSEKHSALISSHNVDVTTAWKTPQFFLLWIVLCTNVTAGIGILEQASPMIQDLFKGTIGPAAAVGFVGLLSLFNMGGRFFWASVSDYIGRKGTYFCFFTIGAILYFLLPKIHTVGAFVGVACLLLSMYGGGFATIPAYLKDLFGGYHVSAIHGRVLTAWSTAGIVGPLIVNGILDHYVAIGRPKAQAYPLILHIMCALLVVGFLANLMIRPVAEKYWMQEKTA, from the coding sequence ATGGCTCTATCATTTCTAGCTCGGGAACGGTCCGTAGCTGCTCCGGGATACAGCCGTTGGCTGGTTCCGCCTGCTGCACTCGCAATTCATCTTTCGATCGGGCAGGCATACGCCTTCTCGGTCTTCAAAAATCCTCTACTCGCTCTACACGCTACGAACGGAGGTGCCTGGAATCAGAAAGAAGTCGGTTACATCTTCTCGATCGCCATCGCCTTCCTCGGCATCTCGGCTGCGCTCTTCGGAGCCTGGCTTGAGAAGGCTGGACCGCGGCGTGCCATGTTTTACGCCGCTATCTGCTTCGCCTCCGGCTTCTTCGTCTCTGCCGTGGGAGCTCAGCTCCACAGTCTCGCCCTGATCTACCTCGGCTATGGTGTCATCGGCGGCATCGGCCTGGGGCTCGGTTATATCTCACCTGTCTCGACACTGATCAAGTGGTTCCCCGACCGTCCCGGCCTCTCCACAGGCCTCGCGATTATGGGCTTTGGCGGAGGCGCTATGATCGGCGGCCCGCTGGCCAGTAACCTCATGGCGCACTTCAAAGCTCACGGACAAGCTGTCATTCCCATGACCTTCCTGGCCATGGGCGTTCTCTACTTCATCTTCATGATGTATGGCGTCTTCACGATTCGCGTACCTGCTCCCGGCTGGAAGCCCGAAGGCTATGTGCCGTCGGAGAAGCACTCTGCGTTGATCAGCTCGCACAACGTCGATGTGACGACGGCCTGGAAGACGCCCCAGTTCTTCCTGCTCTGGATCGTTCTCTGCACGAACGTAACCGCAGGAATTGGAATTCTCGAACAAGCTTCGCCGATGATCCAGGACCTATTCAAGGGGACCATCGGACCGGCTGCCGCAGTCGGTTTTGTCGGATTGCTGAGCCTCTTCAACATGGGCGGACGTTTCTTCTGGGCATCTGTCTCCGATTACATCGGGCGCAAAGGTACTTACTTCTGCTTCTTTACTATCGGCGCAATCCTTTATTTTCTACTTCCAAAGATCCACACGGTGGGTGCGTTCGTCGGTGTCGCCTGTCTCCTTTTGTCGATGTACGGTGGAGGCTTCGCAACAATTCCGGCTTACCTGAAAGATCTCTTCGGTGGTTATCACGTAAGTGCTATTCACGGCCGCGTACTAACCGCCTGGTCGACTGCCGGCATCGTTGGTCCACTCATCGTCAACGGCATTCTCGACCACTACGTCGCTATCGGCCGCCCCAAGGCGCAGGCTTATCCTCTAATCCTGCACATCATGTGTGCCCTTCTGGTCGTGGGATTCCTTGCCAACCTCATGATCCGTCCGGTCGCCGAGAAGTACTGGATGCAGGAAAAAACCGCCTGA
- a CDS encoding alginate export family protein — protein MKFNMFCNKIHLPARSSIALAIVIASTGIHAFAQATIYADYPQKRGKIEPLQWSDLPSWMTLSMELRGRTEGQTSFNYTQNGDRIYELTRIYGAVEVRPTNFLTGYLQFIDTHALGLPTHVVAANMRDAFDLRQGYADLHGRPGGVPVDLFAGRQELKFGSERIIGISDWTNNSRTWDGFDARIGDKNRVDLFSTSVVAVHPTSLDKHGAGLTFHGAYGSISTWIPKVHLSPYVLVHTVRGVTSNQGVKGNEVETTFGAEVEGTLPANFDYEANASLQRGSYSNNSIHAGQNFDKLSYTIEKLPWEPRIGGEFDYATGDGHTNANRISTYDQSYPSNHNAFGLVDLFGYQNIRQERINLDLGPTKSLSVLVQGGFLNLAQKNDALYSSSASVTLKPPTGGFATDDIGQEFDASAKYVFHDYIVANIGVGHLFPGRVLLDNKHGAAETIGYFSLTYRFRVDKQAPTKQK, from the coding sequence GTGAAATTCAACATGTTCTGCAATAAAATCCACCTGCCGGCTCGCAGCTCCATTGCCCTGGCTATCGTCATCGCATCCACTGGCATCCATGCCTTCGCGCAGGCCACTATCTACGCGGACTATCCCCAAAAACGCGGAAAAATCGAGCCGCTCCAATGGAGCGATCTACCTTCGTGGATGACCTTGAGCATGGAGCTTCGCGGCCGTACCGAGGGGCAAACATCCTTCAACTACACCCAGAACGGCGATCGCATCTATGAGCTGACCCGCATCTACGGTGCGGTTGAGGTAAGGCCGACAAACTTTCTTACCGGCTATCTGCAGTTCATCGACACTCATGCCCTGGGCTTACCGACTCACGTTGTAGCCGCCAACATGCGCGATGCGTTCGATCTACGCCAGGGCTATGCCGATCTGCACGGCAGGCCAGGCGGCGTACCTGTCGACCTCTTCGCTGGGCGGCAGGAGCTGAAGTTCGGCAGTGAACGAATCATCGGTATCAGCGACTGGACCAACAACAGCCGCACCTGGGACGGTTTTGATGCCCGCATCGGGGACAAGAACCGGGTTGACCTGTTCTCCACCTCCGTCGTTGCCGTGCACCCCACCTCGCTAGACAAACACGGCGCTGGCCTCACGTTCCATGGTGCGTACGGCTCGATCTCGACGTGGATTCCTAAGGTTCACCTTTCGCCTTATGTGCTCGTGCACACAGTGCGCGGAGTGACCAGCAATCAAGGCGTCAAGGGGAACGAGGTAGAAACAACGTTCGGCGCGGAAGTAGAAGGAACCCTGCCTGCGAACTTCGATTACGAAGCCAACGCCTCGTTACAACGCGGCAGCTACTCAAATAACTCGATCCATGCCGGCCAGAACTTTGACAAGCTCTCTTACACCATTGAAAAACTTCCGTGGGAGCCGCGCATCGGTGGCGAATTCGACTACGCAACCGGCGATGGTCACACCAACGCGAACCGCATCAGCACCTACGACCAGTCCTATCCCTCGAACCACAATGCCTTCGGTCTCGTTGATTTATTCGGATACCAGAACATTCGCCAGGAGCGCATCAATCTGGATCTTGGACCAACGAAGAGCCTTTCAGTATTGGTTCAGGGTGGTTTCTTGAACCTTGCGCAGAAGAATGACGCGCTTTACTCTAGCTCTGCCTCTGTAACCCTTAAACCACCCACGGGAGGGTTCGCCACAGACGACATCGGTCAGGAGTTCGATGCCTCTGCAAAATACGTCTTCCACGATTACATCGTCGCCAACATTGGCGTGGGTCACCTTTTTCCTGGCAGGGTGCTTCTCGATAATAAGCACGGTGCCGCGGAAACAATTGGCTATTTTTCGCTTACCTACCGCTTCCGGGTGGACAAGCAGGCTCCCACCAAACAGAAATAG
- a CDS encoding cupin domain-containing protein, producing the protein MSDKEYNPLSRRKFLGTSSAALVAIAGMQATASAQQATPIHSKDHHLVNESEPQPKNTALDAQNPSSNFPPETDSGGQPPFKYPFSFAHKRIEGGGWTRQVTVRDLPMSKKMAGVQMRLIKGGVRELHWHVGAEWAFMISGSARITAVDQHGRGFVDDVNEGDLWVFPGGIPHSIQGLGPDGAMFLLVFDDGNFNEFETFLLTDWLHHTPPEVLAKNFEVPDATFANVPPKELFIFERELPRPLAEEKRQVEAVTGGVPNSFAFFTSKMSPTKVTKGGEVKIVDAKNFPASNIAAAIVTLKPGGLRELHWHPNEDEWQYYVKGSGRMSVFAAGGRARTMDVQAGDVGYIDRSLPHFVENTGDEDLVFLEVFPTPHYEDISLAEWLSHTPSRLVDQHIGTGEDFLNKIHKKEAVITPE; encoded by the coding sequence ATGTCTGACAAAGAGTACAACCCTCTAAGCCGCCGCAAATTTCTTGGGACTTCTTCTGCAGCTTTAGTGGCTATCGCCGGCATGCAGGCCACGGCTTCCGCACAGCAAGCAACTCCCATCCACTCCAAAGATCATCACCTCGTCAACGAGAGTGAGCCTCAGCCGAAGAACACCGCGCTTGACGCTCAGAATCCGTCTTCCAACTTCCCCCCCGAAACCGATTCCGGCGGACAGCCCCCCTTCAAATACCCCTTCTCCTTCGCGCACAAGCGTATCGAAGGCGGTGGCTGGACCCGCCAGGTAACCGTACGCGACCTTCCTATGTCGAAGAAGATGGCCGGCGTACAGATGCGGCTCATCAAGGGCGGCGTTCGCGAACTGCATTGGCACGTAGGGGCGGAGTGGGCCTTCATGATCTCCGGCAGCGCCCGCATCACCGCCGTCGATCAGCACGGACGAGGTTTTGTCGATGACGTCAACGAAGGAGATCTCTGGGTCTTCCCGGGTGGCATCCCTCACTCCATCCAGGGTCTGGGCCCGGACGGCGCTATGTTCCTGCTGGTCTTCGACGACGGCAACTTCAATGAGTTCGAAACCTTCCTGCTCACCGATTGGCTGCACCACACCCCGCCCGAGGTACTCGCCAAGAACTTTGAGGTCCCCGATGCGACCTTCGCCAATGTGCCTCCGAAGGAACTATTCATCTTCGAGCGTGAGCTGCCACGCCCGCTGGCTGAAGAGAAGCGTCAGGTTGAAGCCGTCACCGGTGGTGTCCCCAATTCGTTTGCCTTCTTTACGAGCAAGATGAGCCCCACCAAGGTAACCAAGGGCGGCGAAGTCAAGATCGTCGACGCGAAAAACTTTCCCGCATCGAACATCGCGGCCGCCATCGTTACGCTCAAGCCCGGAGGCCTTCGCGAACTGCACTGGCATCCAAATGAAGACGAGTGGCAGTACTACGTCAAAGGCAGCGGACGCATGTCCGTCTTCGCCGCAGGCGGCCGCGCTCGCACCATGGACGTTCAGGCCGGTGATGTAGGTTATATCGACAGGTCCCTTCCCCACTTCGTCGAAAACACAGGCGACGAGGATCTGGTCTTCCTGGAAGTCTTCCCGACACCCCACTACGAGGACATCTCTCTCGCCGAGTGGCTGTCGCACACCCCTTCCCGGCTCGTCGATCAACACATCGGCACGGGTGAAGATTTCCTGAACAAGATCCATAAAAAAGAAGCAGTCATTACGCCTGAATAG
- the fdhF gene encoding formate dehydrogenase subunit alpha: MIEIIDKIVPPPAEVEIESTVQVVVDGRQVTAQAGELVLEAVLRDKEIPHVCYHSKLMGPIQTCDTCLVEVDGQLVRSCGHKVSAGMQIVTESKRAVDARAEAFDVILGNHMLYCTVCDNNNENCTVHNTALAMKVEHQERPFTKKPYEVDMSNPFYRYDPNQCILCGRCVQACQTVQVNETLTIGWELDSPRVLWDGGMQIGGSSCVSCGHCITVCPCNALMEKSMLGEAGYLTSTPQKTLDKMIDVIKAIEPEMGYGAVMEVSQTEAVMREERIKKTKTVCTYCGVGCSYDIWTKGRHILKVEPLNGDANAISTCVKGKFGWDYVNHKERLLKPLIREGNTFREAEWEEALTLVASKLGQIKQQHGPDAIGVIISSKATNEDGYVMQKLGRAVIGTNNVDNCSRYCQSPATMGLFRTVGYGGDSGSIEDIGMSKLVLIIGSNTAESHPVLATRVKRAHKLFGQKLIVADPRKHEMAERADIHFSPKPGTDLVWLSAMTRYMFDHGYAKNDFIAKWVNGVDDYRKSLDLFTMEFAAEVCAVPLQTLIEVAEVIAHADTMCVLWAMGITQHVMGSDSSTAISNLLLTTGNYMRPGCGAYPLRGHNNVQGASDIGAMPNNFPGYQPVTDAAVRQKFEAAWGVTLPPKNGMDNHQMIDAVYDGKMHAIYMAGEDMISADSNANHVAGGFERLEFLVVQDIFFTETCRYADVVLPASPALEKEGTFTSTERRVQRLYQALPELGNSRADWKITQDIANRMGANWNYTHPSEIMAEMAPLTPLYAGVSFDRLEGYKTLQWPVTPDGKDEPILYTERFNFPDGKAKFYPLEYRKPSDSPDEEYDLFLNNGRILEHFHEGNMTHRVAGIFKETPERWVEISPDLAKERDIDSGQWVRLTSRYGSLKIKVLVTARVTGKQIYLPLLSQEGPVNVLTGSFTDTATDTPAFKETAVNMQVLPEKGSNPLKRLNFRYSGSPTPQTGVEVERKWKRADYRMPGSAKLVQIETRKSH; encoded by the coding sequence ATGATCGAGATCATAGACAAGATAGTCCCTCCACCGGCTGAGGTGGAAATAGAGTCCACGGTACAGGTGGTTGTAGACGGACGGCAAGTTACAGCCCAGGCGGGCGAGCTGGTTTTAGAAGCGGTTCTCCGCGACAAAGAAATTCCCCATGTCTGTTACCACTCGAAGCTGATGGGGCCGATCCAGACCTGCGATACATGCCTGGTCGAAGTCGATGGGCAGTTGGTTCGATCCTGCGGACATAAGGTGTCGGCCGGGATGCAGATCGTCACGGAGTCGAAGCGTGCTGTGGACGCCCGGGCGGAGGCGTTCGATGTGATTCTCGGGAATCACATGCTGTACTGCACCGTCTGCGACAACAATAACGAGAACTGCACTGTCCACAATACGGCGCTCGCTATGAAGGTGGAGCACCAGGAGCGTCCCTTCACGAAGAAGCCGTATGAAGTGGACATGTCGAATCCGTTCTATCGCTACGATCCGAACCAGTGCATTCTCTGCGGACGCTGCGTGCAAGCCTGCCAGACGGTACAGGTGAACGAGACGCTGACGATCGGCTGGGAGCTCGACAGCCCCCGTGTGCTCTGGGACGGCGGGATGCAGATCGGCGGCTCAAGCTGCGTCTCCTGCGGCCACTGCATTACGGTCTGTCCCTGCAATGCGCTGATGGAAAAATCCATGCTCGGCGAAGCTGGTTATCTGACGTCCACTCCACAGAAGACGCTCGACAAGATGATCGACGTGATCAAGGCTATTGAGCCGGAGATGGGCTACGGCGCGGTGATGGAGGTGTCGCAGACCGAGGCTGTGATGCGCGAAGAGCGCATCAAGAAGACCAAGACCGTCTGCACCTACTGCGGCGTCGGCTGTTCGTATGACATCTGGACGAAGGGCCGGCACATCCTGAAGGTCGAACCGCTGAACGGCGATGCGAACGCGATCTCTACTTGTGTAAAGGGTAAGTTTGGCTGGGACTATGTAAACCACAAAGAGCGTCTGCTGAAGCCGCTGATCCGCGAGGGCAATACCTTCCGGGAGGCGGAGTGGGAGGAGGCGCTCACTCTGGTTGCCAGCAAGCTTGGGCAGATCAAGCAGCAGCATGGTCCGGACGCCATCGGGGTCATTATTTCGTCGAAGGCGACGAATGAAGATGGCTACGTGATGCAGAAGCTGGGACGGGCTGTGATCGGAACGAATAACGTGGATAACTGCTCGCGTTATTGCCAGTCCCCGGCGACGATGGGACTGTTTCGTACGGTTGGCTATGGTGGCGATTCGGGATCGATTGAAGATATCGGCATGTCCAAGCTGGTGCTGATCATTGGCAGCAACACGGCAGAGAGCCACCCGGTGCTGGCGACGCGCGTAAAGCGTGCCCACAAACTGTTTGGGCAGAAGCTGATTGTCGCCGACCCCCGCAAACATGAGATGGCCGAGCGGGCCGATATTCACTTCAGCCCCAAGCCTGGTACCGACCTGGTGTGGCTTTCGGCGATGACCCGCTACATGTTCGACCATGGCTACGCGAAGAACGACTTTATCGCGAAGTGGGTGAACGGTGTAGACGACTATCGTAAGAGTCTCGACCTGTTCACGATGGAGTTTGCTGCAGAGGTTTGCGCGGTGCCGTTGCAGACGCTGATCGAGGTTGCAGAAGTGATCGCGCACGCCGACACCATGTGCGTGCTTTGGGCGATGGGCATTACGCAGCACGTTATGGGATCGGACTCGTCCACGGCGATCAGCAATCTATTGTTGACGACCGGCAATTACATGCGGCCGGGGTGTGGTGCGTATCCTTTGCGTGGTCATAACAATGTGCAGGGCGCTAGCGATATCGGCGCCATGCCGAACAACTTTCCAGGCTATCAACCCGTGACGGATGCCGCTGTCCGGCAGAAGTTTGAAGCGGCCTGGGGTGTGACGCTTCCGCCGAAGAACGGCATGGATAACCATCAGATGATTGATGCCGTCTATGACGGCAAGATGCATGCGATCTATATGGCCGGCGAAGACATGATCTCGGCCGATTCGAATGCCAACCACGTCGCCGGCGGCTTTGAGCGGTTGGAGTTCCTCGTGGTGCAGGACATCTTCTTTACCGAGACCTGCCGCTATGCGGATGTCGTGCTTCCTGCCTCGCCCGCACTTGAAAAAGAAGGCACATTTACCAGTACAGAGCGCCGCGTACAGCGCCTGTATCAAGCGTTGCCGGAGCTCGGAAACAGCCGTGCCGATTGGAAGATCACGCAGGACATTGCCAACCGCATGGGCGCGAACTGGAACTACACGCATCCCTCGGAGATCATGGCGGAGATGGCTCCGTTGACGCCACTCTACGCGGGCGTCAGCTTCGATCGCCTGGAGGGCTACAAGACGCTGCAGTGGCCGGTTACGCCGGACGGAAAAGATGAGCCGATCCTGTACACGGAACGGTTCAACTTTCCCGATGGCAAGGCAAAGTTCTACCCTCTGGAGTACCGTAAGCCATCGGACAGCCCGGATGAAGAGTACGACCTCTTCCTCAATAATGGCCGGATACTGGAACACTTTCATGAGGGAAATATGACCCATCGTGTTGCCGGTATCTTCAAGGAGACGCCGGAGCGGTGGGTGGAGATCTCTCCAGACCTGGCGAAGGAGCGGGATATCGATTCGGGGCAATGGGTGCGCCTCACAAGCCGTTATGGTTCGCTGAAGATCAAGGTGCTGGTTACGGCTCGCGTGACAGGGAAGCAGATCTATCTGCCGCTGCTGTCGCAGGAAGGTCCGGTCAATGTGCTGACCGGCTCGTTTACCGATACGGCGACGGACACGCCAGCCTTCAAGGAGACCGCTGTTAACATGCAGGTGCTGCCTGAGAAGGGAAGCAACCCGCTTAAACGGCTGAATTTCCGTTATTCGGGTTCTCCAACTCCACAGACCGGAGTGGAGGTCGAGCGCAAGTGGAAGCGCGCCGACTATCGCATGCCCGGTTCGGCAAAGCTGGTGCAGATTGAGACGCGGAAGTCCCACTGA
- a CDS encoding DUF1641 domain-containing protein: MAVAVDFRVYQPVDPREDLVRKVHEAPEKHAEAILAAYEVLEKLHEKDVLNLMNGLLGAKDTVVDHVADLVSSKEMVNLLRLSLLAGNLLKDINPDDLHGVLKEAEGEPPSLFQIVRRMTSKNARRAMGAAGGLLNVFGAALGKKS; encoded by the coding sequence ATGGCAGTCGCCGTTGATTTTCGGGTGTATCAACCAGTGGACCCTCGCGAGGACCTGGTGCGCAAGGTGCATGAGGCTCCTGAGAAACATGCCGAGGCCATTCTTGCAGCGTATGAAGTATTGGAGAAGCTGCACGAAAAAGATGTGCTGAACCTGATGAACGGTCTTCTGGGCGCGAAGGATACCGTTGTCGACCACGTGGCGGATCTAGTCTCGTCCAAAGAGATGGTGAACCTGCTGCGGCTATCGCTGCTGGCGGGAAACCTGCTGAAGGACATCAACCCGGACGATCTGCATGGAGTGCTGAAGGAGGCGGAAGGAGAACCGCCCTCCCTGTTCCAGATCGTACGCAGGATGACTTCGAAGAACGCACGCCGTGCTATGGGTGCTGCCGGCGGGTTGCTGAATGTGTTTGGTGCGGCGCTGGGTAAAAAGAGTTAG
- the fdhD gene encoding formate dehydrogenase accessory sulfurtransferase FdhD, giving the protein MPAQRTGKVTSGTLFGTITMQILPNDQIPAIENNRSTAPVSIYRVDSQGSALFPDTLAVEEPLEIQLTHGPRSARTTKSITVTMRTPGHDEELAAGFLLTEGVLEDSAQIVRIDAFSDPLNSEPSSGSTLPASTPGNIVRVELEPDVEVRTATLERNFYTTSSCGICGKASLLALRSVCPPRRANTLSISAEILYVLPEALRTAQRVFDATGGLHGAGLFTAEGEFVLSREDVGRHNAVDKLLGAQFLADAIPLRDKVLMLSGRASFELLQKAVMAGIPMVAAVGAPSSLAVQVARDFDITLIGFLRDRHFNVYHGIEHITGHKMSREVSA; this is encoded by the coding sequence ATGCCAGCCCAGCGAACCGGTAAGGTTACCAGCGGAACGCTGTTCGGAACCATAACGATGCAGATTTTGCCGAACGATCAGATTCCCGCGATAGAAAACAACAGGTCAACCGCCCCAGTGTCGATCTATCGCGTGGACTCGCAGGGATCCGCCCTCTTTCCCGACACATTAGCCGTCGAGGAACCCCTGGAGATCCAACTGACCCATGGCCCCCGAAGCGCCCGAACCACCAAATCCATCACCGTCACGATGCGAACTCCCGGCCACGACGAGGAGTTGGCCGCAGGCTTTCTCCTGACCGAAGGCGTTCTCGAAGACAGCGCGCAGATCGTTCGCATCGACGCATTTTCGGACCCCCTAAACTCCGAGCCTTCCAGCGGCAGCACGCTTCCAGCGTCGACTCCCGGCAATATCGTCCGTGTGGAGCTGGAGCCGGACGTAGAAGTCCGCACAGCCACACTCGAACGGAACTTCTACACCACGTCAAGCTGCGGCATCTGCGGCAAGGCTTCCCTTCTAGCTCTGCGATCCGTCTGCCCGCCGCGGAGAGCCAATACGCTGTCGATCTCCGCCGAAATACTCTATGTGTTACCCGAAGCACTGCGCACCGCGCAGCGGGTCTTTGACGCTACGGGTGGCCTGCATGGCGCTGGGCTGTTCACCGCGGAGGGCGAGTTTGTTCTCTCTCGCGAGGACGTTGGCCGACATAACGCGGTAGACAAGCTTCTAGGGGCGCAGTTTCTTGCCGATGCCATCCCCCTGCGCGACAAGGTGCTAATGCTGTCCGGCCGCGCCAGCTTTGAACTACTGCAAAAGGCCGTGATGGCGGGCATCCCCATGGTGGCGGCAGTCGGTGCGCCTTCGAGCCTTGCCGTCCAGGTCGCTCGCGACTTTGACATCACTCTGATCGGCTTCTTACGCGATCGACACTTCAATGTCTACCACGGTATTGAACATATAACTGGCCACAAGATGTCCAGGGAGGTATCCGCATGA
- a CDS encoding DUF7009 family protein, protein MKLRLKGNSVRLRVTRSELARLQAGERIQETVHFPSGPNAKFAYALEIGSHSLPVAVTFMDQQIVVSVSQDQLASWSGEHQVGVYASLPVDETTVLEVAIEKDFACLDLSDADNIDTFANPLAGKAC, encoded by the coding sequence ATGAAACTGCGACTAAAAGGTAATTCGGTACGCTTGCGCGTGACGCGCTCAGAACTTGCCCGGCTGCAGGCCGGCGAACGGATTCAGGAAACAGTCCATTTCCCTTCCGGTCCCAACGCTAAGTTTGCTTACGCTTTGGAGATCGGTTCACACAGCCTGCCGGTCGCTGTGACCTTTATGGACCAACAGATTGTCGTCAGTGTGTCTCAGGATCAACTTGCAAGCTGGAGCGGCGAACATCAGGTCGGCGTTTACGCTTCGTTGCCTGTCGATGAAACGACGGTGCTCGAAGTAGCTATCGAAAAAGACTTTGCCTGCCTGGACCTCAGCGATGCAGATAACATCGACACCTTTGCCAACCCGTTAGCAGGCAAAGCCTGTTAG